From the genome of Geminocystis herdmanii PCC 6308, one region includes:
- a CDS encoding sirohydrochlorin chelatase, which translates to MQTLSLNQISSAYNSIVLKPLPYQRPLLMIGHGTRDEQGRQVFMDFVHTYQELDRSRPVIPCFLELTEPNIMEGVEYCVNQGYTDISALPILLFAARHNKFDVTNELDRTRLKYPQLQFHYGRHFGITPSIINLWQNRLAQLDRPENNPHNISRAETVLLFIGRGSSDPDANGDVYKLARILWEGSGYNTVETCFIGITHPRLEEGFRRALLYQPKRIIVLPYFLFMGALMKKIYTISEEHQQKYPDIDITCLPEMGIQSELLELIREREIETHLGEVKMNCEMCKFRLNALANDDHHHHHHDHDHHNGHHHHHHDNSDPLIDPIDYHKRIWQTP; encoded by the coding sequence ATGCAAACTCTCTCTCTCAACCAAATATCATCAGCATACAATAGTATTGTACTAAAACCTTTACCTTACCAACGTCCGTTACTAATGATTGGTCATGGTACAAGAGATGAGCAAGGTCGTCAAGTGTTTATGGATTTTGTCCACACTTATCAAGAATTAGATCGATCGCGCCCCGTAATACCTTGTTTTTTGGAATTAACCGAACCCAACATCATGGAAGGAGTCGAATATTGTGTTAATCAGGGTTATACCGATATTTCCGCTTTGCCAATATTGTTATTTGCCGCCCGTCATAATAAATTTGATGTGACAAATGAACTCGATCGAACTCGTCTTAAATATCCTCAGCTACAGTTTCATTATGGGCGACACTTTGGCATTACCCCCAGTATCATCAATTTATGGCAGAATCGTCTTGCACAGCTCGATCGACCAGAAAACAACCCCCATAATATTTCGAGAGCAGAAACCGTATTGTTATTTATTGGTAGGGGATCAAGTGATCCCGATGCTAACGGCGATGTCTATAAACTAGCCCGAATTTTATGGGAAGGTAGCGGATATAATACCGTAGAAACTTGTTTTATTGGCATTACCCACCCTCGCCTAGAAGAAGGATTCCGCCGTGCGCTTTTATATCAACCGAAAAGAATCATTGTTCTACCTTACTTCCTTTTCATGGGCGCTTTGATGAAAAAAATATATACCATTTCCGAAGAACATCAACAGAAATATCCCGACATCGACATAACTTGTTTACCCGAAATGGGCATTCAATCAGAATTACTAGAGTTGATTAGGGAAAGGGAAATAGAAACCCACTTAGGGGAAGTAAAAATGAACTGTGAAATGTGTAAATTCCGCCTCAACGCCCTAGCCAACGATGATCACCATCATCACCACCACGATCATGATCACCATAACGGACACCATCA